The following proteins come from a genomic window of Nicotiana tomentosiformis chromosome 12, ASM39032v3, whole genome shotgun sequence:
- the LOC104114015 gene encoding uncharacterized protein, with protein sequence MHESSSIHNQAKRKCEDLLKQKQSIQTLFDRQSTQTKLEYKIRLKASIEVVRLLLNQGLAFRGHREDESSLNKGNFLEILSWYAERCDKIRDLVLKKAPKNDQLTSHKIQKDIIIAYKIETVKAIMDDLNGNFFALLVDESCDVSCKEQLAIVMRYVNRCGSMVEHFIGIVHVRNTTALCLKKAIVDYLAQHSLSLSYVRGQCYDGARNMQGDLCGLKTLIQQESKSAYSIHCFAHQLQLTLVAVSKKCLEVGELVLLVSNVLNIVGGSFKRMDDLRESQAEKVQEALDMGELETGRSLNQELGLARAADTRWGSHYKSFKNFISMFGSIIDVLDTIVVDARTLEERAKAKGYPSTCQTFEVAFMLHLMRDILGITNELNTSLQKKKQDIANVILLVEVAKRRLQKLREEEWDSLIDKVSAFCVKYNILIPNFDDLYVNSGRSRRKVADYTILHHYRVDIFFKIIDWQVQELNARFNEVTTNLLIGVACLNPVDLFSSFDINKILRMAELYPDDFDENITVTLKNQLETYIVDVRDVDERFSNLQGLVDLSETLVKTKKHLNYSVVFRLVKFALLLPVATATVERTFSAMKLIKSELRNRMNDEFMSGCLVPYVERKIFNTISDETIMNTFQEMKTRRGHL encoded by the coding sequence ATGCATGAGTCGAGCAGTATTCATAATCAGGCAAAAAGGAAATGTGAAGATCTATTAAAACAAAAACAGTCAATTCAAACTTTATTTGATAGGCAATCCACTCAAACCAAGCTCGAATACAAAATTCGCTTGAAGGCTTCAATTGAGGTGGTGAGACTCCTATTGAATCAAGGATTGGCATTCCGTGGACATCGTGAAGATGAATCATCATTAAACAAGGGTAACTTTCTTGAGATTCTTTCATGGTATGCAGAGAGGTGCGATAAAATTCGTGATCTTGTGTTGAAAAAGGCTCCAAAGAATGATCAGTTGACTTCTCATAAAATTCAGAAAGACATTATCATTGCATATAAAATTGAAACGGTTAAAGCAATTATGGACGATCTAAATGGAAACTTTTTTGCATTGCTAGTTGATGAATCATGTGATGTATCATGCAAAGAGCAATTAGCTATTGTCATGCGATATGTTAATAGATGCGGATCTATGGTGGAGCATTTTATTGGGATCGTTCATGTTCGTAATACTACTGCTTTGTGTTTAAAGAAAGCAATTGTTGATTACCTTGCTCAACATTCTTTGAGTTTATCTTATGTGCGTGGACAATGCTATGATGGAGCAAGAAACATGCAAGGGGATTTGTGTGGCCTCAAAACTTTGATTCAACAAGAAAGTAAATCTGCTTATTCCATTCATTGTTTTGCACACCAACTTCAATTGACTCTTGTTGCGGTATCCAAAAAGTGTCTTGAAGTGGGAGAACTTGTATTGTTGGTTTCTAATGTATTGAATATAGTGGGAGGTTCTTTTAAACGTATGGATGATCTTCGAGAATCTCAAGCAGAAAAAGTTCAAGAGGCATTAGACATGGGTGAACTTGAAACTGGTAGGAGTTTGAATCAAGAACTTGGTCTTGCTAGAGCTGCAGATACTCGTTGGGGTTCGCACTACAAATCTTTTAAGAACTTTATTTCTATGTTTGGCTCAATTATTGATGTTCTTGATACTATCGTTGTTGATGCCCGGACTTTAGAAGAAAGAGCTAAGGCAAAGGGATATCCTAGCACTTGTCAAACATTTGAGGTTGCTTTCATGTTGCACCTAATGAGAGATATTTTGGGGATCACAAATGAGCTTAATACATCCTTACAAAAAAAGAAGCAAGATATTGCAAATGTTATTCTACTTGTTGAAGTGGCAAAGAGACGGTTGCAAAAGCTAAGAGAAGAAGAATGGGATTCACTTATTGATAAGGTATCTGCATTTTGTGTCAAGTATAATATTTTGATACCAAACTTTGATGACCTCTATGTTAACTCTGGAAGATCTCGACGTAAAGTTGCTGATTATACTATTTTGCATCACTATCGTGTTGATATATTTTTTAAGATTATTGATTGGCAAGTTCAAGAACTCAATGCTCGTTTTAATGAGGTGACAACGAACTTGCTTATTGGAGTAGCTTGCTTAAATCCAGTTGACTTATTTTCCAGTtttgacataaacaaaatattgAGGATGGCTGAATTATATCCTGATGATTTTGATGAGAATATAACGGTTACACTCAAGAATCAGCTTGAAACTTATATTGTTGATGTCCGTGATGTTGATGAAAGGTTCTCAAATCTACAAGGACTTGTTGATCTTTCTGAAACACTAGTTAAGACAAAGAAGCATTTGAATTATTCAGTTGTGTTTCGCCTTGTGAAATTTGCTTTGCTTCTACCTGTTGCCACTGCTACCGTTGAAAGAACTTTTTCGGCGATGAAGTTGATCAAGAGTGAATTGCGAAACCGAATGAATGACGAATTCATGAGCGGTTGTTTGGTACCTTATGTAGAAAGAAAAATTTTTAACACCATTTCTGATGAGACTATTATGAATACTTTTCAGGAAATGAAAACTCGTAGAGGGCATttgtaa